CCGGCTTGAACACGAACAAACGGAAAATACGATGGAAACAACATCATACATCGTCTTATCACGAGAAAGCGGGCTTCGGCGCGAGATGTCCGTGATCGCCCATAACCTAGCGAACATGAACACCCACGGCTTCAAGGCCGAACGCATGATGCATGTTGACCACCATGTCCGGTCCAAAAGCAGCGACAGCATGCTGGGCAGCAAACATGCCTATGTCCGCGACGTTGCCTCCTATCACGTACCCGAGGAAGGCCCGTTGCAGGAAACCGGCAACCCGCTGGATGTCGCCCTGCATAGCGGAGGCTACTTCGTCATCGATACGGACGCCGGTCCCCGCTATACCCGAAACGGCCATTTTCGCCTCGACGACACGGGGCAATTGGTGGCGTCGAACGGTGCACCGGTGATGGGTCAAGGTGGCCAGCCGATCGTGTTCGCCCCCGATGACTCCGAAATCCGAATTTCCCAGGACGGAACCATTTCCACCAACAACGGCGACGTGGCCAAGTTGCAGGTTGCGACCTTTGCCAATCCGCACAAGTTGGAGCGGGAAACGGGCTCCACCTACACCAGCAAGGAACCGCCGGAGGAAACCGCCAATCCGATGGTAATTCAGGGCATGATCGAAGGGTCCAACGTCAATCCGATCCTGGAAATGGTCCGCATGATCGACGTAAGCCGGGCTTATCAGAGCGCCCAGAAATTCATCCAACGGGAAGACGAGCGGATCAAAAAGCTCGGTTCCGCCCTCGTTGGCCAGGCGTAGAAAGAGGAGATCGAACCATGAGGTCTTTGTATATCGGAGCCACCGGGATGCTCGCTCAAGAGCAGAACGTCGAGGTTATCTCCAACAACATCGCCAACATGAACACCACCGGCTACAAGCGTCGGCGCACCGAATTCCATGACTTGCTGTATCAGAACCTGCGCCGCGTCGGTTCCGCATCGTCCGATTCCGGCACCATCGTGCCAACGGGCGTGCAACTGGGCTTGGGCGTGAAACTGGCGGCGGTTTATCGCATTCACGGTCAGGGCAACCTGACCGCCACCGACAACGTGCTCGATCTGGCCATTCAGGGTAAAGGCTTCTTCCAAGTGTTGATGCCCGACGGCCAGACCGCCTATACCCGCGACGGTACCTTCCAGATGTCCTCTGACGGGACCCTGGTCACCCACGACGGGTATCAGTTGCAGCCCAACATTGCTGTCCCCTCCAATGCCGTCGATGTGACCGTGAACTCCTCGGGAGAAGTTCTGGTGAAGGTTGCGGGCCAGACAGCGTCGCAGAATGTCGGGCAGTTGACACTGGCCTCCTTCCCCAATCCCGCGGGCTTGGATGCCATCGGCGACAACTACCTGCTGCAAACCACCGCGTCGGGCTCCCCTGTTACAGCGACCCCGGGCGCCACGGGCATGGGCACCTTGCTCCAAGGCTTCTTGGAAACCTCCAACGTCAACGCCGTGGAGGAAGTGGGCAACCTGATCTCCGCCCAGCGTGCCTATGAAATGAATTCCAAAGTCATCTCCACTTCGGACGAGATGATGTCCACCGTCAACCAGTTGAAGTAGGGAGGAACCAATGAAACACCTATTCTCCTTTCTCACCACTGGCCTGGTGAGTCTGACCCTGAGCTTTCCCGTGGTCGCCTCCGATCTCATCACGCATGTAATCGTCACCGACGATCAGGTGCGCATCGGCGATATCTGGACCGACGCTGGCGAGAACGCCGGTGCCGTGGTCGGATACTCCCCCAAGGTCGGCGAAGAGGCGGTGCTCAACACCCGCTGGCTGCGCCGCGTCGCGAAGGCCTACAAAGTCGATTGGAAGCCGGTGACCAACATCGAACGGGCGATTGTCGAACGGTCCAGCTACTTCGTCGGTCGCGAAGAAATCGCCGAGGAAATTCTCACCGCTTTGGTGGAACAAGGGGCCAGCCCCGATGTCATCGTCGATCTTGGCAAGCGCACCCTTGAGGTTCAGGTGGACAAGCCGGAAAACGCCACCATCGAAGTGGCCGACCTGGTCTATAATCATGCCTCGGGACGCTTCTCGGCCAATCTGCGCATCCCCGCCGATAGCCCCAAGGCCAAG
The sequence above is drawn from the Magnetospira sp. QH-2 genome and encodes:
- the flgG gene encoding flagellar basal-body rod protein FlgG; protein product: MRSLYIGATGMLAQEQNVEVISNNIANMNTTGYKRRRTEFHDLLYQNLRRVGSASSDSGTIVPTGVQLGLGVKLAAVYRIHGQGNLTATDNVLDLAIQGKGFFQVLMPDGQTAYTRDGTFQMSSDGTLVTHDGYQLQPNIAVPSNAVDVTVNSSGEVLVKVAGQTASQNVGQLTLASFPNPAGLDAIGDNYLLQTTASGSPVTATPGATGMGTLLQGFLETSNVNAVEEVGNLISAQRAYEMNSKVISTSDEMMSTVNQLK
- the flgF gene encoding flagellar basal-body rod protein FlgF; the encoded protein is METTSYIVLSRESGLRREMSVIAHNLANMNTHGFKAERMMHVDHHVRSKSSDSMLGSKHAYVRDVASYHVPEEGPLQETGNPLDVALHSGGYFVIDTDAGPRYTRNGHFRLDDTGQLVASNGAPVMGQGGQPIVFAPDDSEIRISQDGTISTNNGDVAKLQVATFANPHKLERETGSTYTSKEPPEETANPMVIQGMIEGSNVNPILEMVRMIDVSRAYQSAQKFIQREDERIKKLGSALVGQA
- the flgA gene encoding flagellar basal body P-ring formation chaperone FlgA, yielding MKHLFSFLTTGLVSLTLSFPVVASDLITHVIVTDDQVRIGDIWTDAGENAGAVVGYSPKVGEEAVLNTRWLRRVAKAYKVDWKPVTNIERAIVERSSYFVGREEIAEEILTALVEQGASPDVIVDLGKRTLEVQVDKPENATIEVADLVYNHASGRFSANLRIPADSPKAKRLRITGRTHKVLEVPVLIRRMAKDDIVGPDDIRWIKLRTDRMHPSTITDSSELVGMSPRRPLAADEPIRHTQVQRPLDVKKGSLVTLLLRTKLMTLTTQGKSLQQGSEGDIVRVLNTQSNKILQATIVGPGRVLVQSADQLAMN